The following proteins are encoded in a genomic region of Lactiplantibacillus plantarum:
- a CDS encoding MMPL family transporter, whose amino-acid sequence MRKLLKPKWLFLFFWGIVVFASILILPNITTFVNEQTAMPQDATTSPKYQQQWGHGLTNSQSLTLVFNNSNGKLSKQQRQQISTTLAKLNRRADDYGINQLRTPTGMTNDWHLLRSNDGSTELALVAVQTSRADLSVIANQLNNAIAIADLNTSVTSTDLIYQQHVQQQRRNLLISMLVGSLLSLIILGLIFRSLLVPLLNLLCQVVTLITTISFITNARLAWHWPLTANALSLAGLISLILTSLLTWHFMYAYWQSSAPTAPTTVSLKILTLQYRQWALVFIPLILITITLHWTAFISLAAAWAITVALGITLLAVPPLNYAFTAWLGDNLFWPGTTAWPTRPRNLWGQLSKFGYWQPALGSLAVALLLLPGLILANGQFADDNLRPWRQNQLSNAELGQQLVQAHFGTGATAPITITLRAPQNLTQQQSLQTIDHLTTKLRAVPNVAQVISVTQPTGQPLSNFYVNQQLATINIDLAGKLTSMAKLKSQLTTDQQSLEQAATSRHTKSVDQLSDRINDLAELNDQVQRQLQAIDTTLTTSAEAEPDLTKVNQQVTKLDHLTDRMTTALNHVVTAQTTVATEAGHVDQRVHHVNQSLKQTVQPLTTLLASLKNTKTYLHDLAASQVGRSFYLPANAATNQAYQNSLFTNISSDLSMTQLTVTLKSAPASAASRRTLQRLQAVTHDSLLAPPLAHAKILTTGVTQQQHYQHTLIATHALRWLTLGLIIGIVVLWFGLRSLTFSLLMTACLTGVTLTSWGWTQLILTRWLQTGPLSSSVLLGSLMLLTLHWLMITTATSYRQSWLRHLEPTQLQQHFYTSGRFVCPVTMIELTYLLPLLLTTAPTLKGLALMSLIGITISNLIVPLGFSGWTRWANEPPAIATLWQHFRPSSTNR is encoded by the coding sequence ATGCGAAAATTATTAAAACCAAAGTGGTTGTTCTTATTTTTCTGGGGAATCGTGGTGTTTGCAAGTATTCTGATTTTACCGAACATTACCACGTTTGTGAATGAACAAACCGCAATGCCACAAGATGCAACAACGAGTCCTAAATATCAACAACAATGGGGTCACGGGTTAACCAACAGCCAGTCCTTAACGTTAGTCTTCAACAATTCAAATGGTAAATTATCCAAACAGCAACGCCAACAAATCTCCACGACCCTAGCCAAACTTAATCGCCGAGCCGATGATTATGGCATTAACCAGCTTCGAACGCCAACCGGTATGACTAATGACTGGCACTTATTACGTTCCAATGATGGTTCCACCGAATTAGCCCTTGTCGCCGTTCAGACATCCCGGGCTGACCTATCTGTGATTGCAAATCAACTTAATAATGCGATTGCAATCGCCGACCTCAATACGAGTGTCACCAGTACGGACTTGATCTACCAACAACACGTGCAACAACAACGTCGCAACTTGCTGATTAGCATGCTTGTCGGTAGTCTGCTCAGTTTAATCATTCTCGGCCTCATCTTCCGCTCACTGTTAGTGCCATTACTGAACTTACTGTGTCAAGTGGTCACTCTGATCACAACGATTAGCTTTATCACTAACGCGCGTTTAGCTTGGCATTGGCCACTGACGGCTAATGCGCTGAGCCTTGCTGGTCTAATCAGTTTAATACTGACTAGTCTATTGACATGGCACTTTATGTACGCGTATTGGCAATCGAGCGCACCAACCGCACCGACCACTGTCAGTCTCAAAATTCTGACACTTCAATATCGACAGTGGGCACTTGTTTTTATCCCATTAATACTCATAACCATCACTTTACACTGGACTGCCTTCATCTCATTAGCCGCTGCTTGGGCCATTACTGTAGCGCTTGGAATCACCTTACTGGCGGTACCGCCGCTCAATTACGCCTTTACCGCTTGGCTCGGTGATAATTTATTTTGGCCAGGAACAACGGCTTGGCCGACCCGTCCACGCAATCTATGGGGCCAATTGAGCAAGTTCGGCTACTGGCAGCCAGCGCTTGGGAGCTTGGCCGTCGCACTGTTACTACTCCCCGGCCTCATTCTTGCTAACGGCCAGTTTGCCGATGACAACTTACGACCCTGGCGCCAAAATCAGCTTAGTAATGCTGAATTAGGTCAGCAATTAGTCCAAGCTCACTTCGGTACCGGTGCCACGGCGCCAATCACAATTACACTACGAGCACCGCAGAATTTAACGCAGCAGCAATCATTACAAACAATCGATCACCTGACGACTAAACTGCGGGCCGTACCAAATGTGGCTCAAGTCATCTCAGTGACCCAGCCCACCGGCCAACCACTAAGTAATTTCTACGTTAACCAGCAACTTGCGACTATCAACATTGATTTGGCTGGTAAACTGACGAGTATGGCGAAACTCAAGAGCCAACTCACGACTGACCAACAAAGTCTGGAACAAGCAGCGACTAGTCGCCATACCAAGTCGGTCGACCAGTTGTCCGACCGCATCAATGATTTGGCTGAACTGAATGATCAAGTGCAACGGCAATTACAGGCTATTGACACGACGCTAACGACATCAGCTGAGGCTGAACCCGATTTAACCAAAGTCAATCAGCAGGTCACCAAGTTAGATCACCTGACTGACCGCATGACAACCGCACTAAATCACGTGGTAACGGCCCAAACTACGGTCGCAACCGAAGCTGGACACGTTGATCAGCGTGTTCACCACGTCAACCAATCATTGAAGCAGACCGTTCAACCCTTAACCACCTTACTCGCTTCACTGAAAAATACGAAGACCTATCTACATGATTTAGCCGCTAGTCAAGTTGGCCGGAGTTTTTACCTGCCTGCTAACGCGGCTACTAATCAGGCCTATCAAAACAGTCTTTTTACTAATATTAGTAGTGATTTAAGCATGACACAGCTAACGGTCACTTTGAAATCAGCGCCGGCTAGTGCGGCTAGTCGCAGGACCCTGCAACGACTTCAGGCAGTCACCCACGACAGCCTACTCGCCCCGCCCTTAGCGCACGCCAAAATCCTAACAACCGGGGTAACACAGCAACAGCACTATCAGCATACCCTGATTGCGACCCACGCACTGAGATGGCTCACACTCGGATTAATCATCGGCATAGTTGTTTTATGGTTCGGCCTGCGTTCATTGACCTTCAGTCTGTTAATGACCGCGTGCTTAACTGGCGTGACGTTAACTAGTTGGGGTTGGACCCAGTTAATATTAACACGCTGGTTGCAAACCGGGCCGCTCAGTAGCAGTGTCTTGCTTGGTAGCTTGATGTTGTTGACACTGCACTGGCTAATGATTACCACCGCAACCAGTTACCGTCAAAGTTGGTTACGACACTTGGAACCCACTCAACTGCAGCAACACTTTTATACTAGTGGACGATTTGTTTGCCCGGTAACAATGATTGAATTGACCTACTTACTGCCACTGCTTTTGACGACCGCACCAACCTTAAAGGGGCTTGCACTCATGAGTCTCATTGGGATTACGATAAGTAACCTCATCGTTCCATTGGGATTTTCAGGGTGGACACGTTGGGCTAATGAGCCACCAGCTATAGCCACGCTTTGGCAGCACTTTCGCCCATCATCTACCAACCGCTAG
- a CDS encoding VanZ family protein, giving the protein MHELITKLYQLALSSHIVSTLLEPVHIVILALPIMTLLLAMIILTIQLRTRQTLSERNLISTYSFIWYLAAAYLLIILPLPTRSSVASLTTAEYNLQPFYFLTQLKALTPFELGDPSTWLAAFKSDTFFQPFFNILLFMPIGAYLKWRHRWPLWLITLTSFSISLFFETTQLTGLYGYYSRAYRMFDVDDLMMNTLGGIVGAGCLHLIPKQWRNRDHSTRLNWQEHPINWRRIGALVIDWLAIAAFDTVYFVLVKHFNWPLPHDFRWLYLADIILFFIGPAWCWHGKTIGGRLLNSQIVTISGHQANLWQLLIHYSGLYLIGLPLLFLDLWLFNRLGNVPSATLNRLDVYLVVVSVILLIISYDLLLALFSRSHQLWCEKLSRTTVK; this is encoded by the coding sequence ATGCACGAACTCATTACAAAACTTTATCAACTCGCACTTTCCAGTCACATTGTCAGTACGTTGCTGGAACCCGTGCACATCGTTATCTTAGCTTTACCCATCATGACCTTACTACTCGCCATGATTATCCTGACTATCCAGCTCCGAACACGTCAAACACTGAGTGAGCGTAACTTGATCAGTACCTATTCGTTTATTTGGTACTTGGCAGCAGCCTACTTACTAATTATTCTGCCACTCCCGACTCGCTCATCCGTGGCTAGCCTAACAACTGCTGAGTATAATTTACAACCCTTCTACTTTCTCACCCAGTTGAAGGCACTCACGCCGTTTGAACTCGGGGACCCCAGTACTTGGTTAGCCGCCTTCAAATCTGACACGTTCTTCCAGCCGTTCTTCAATATTCTATTATTTATGCCGATTGGTGCCTACTTAAAGTGGCGGCACCGCTGGCCGCTCTGGTTGATCACCCTGACGAGCTTCTCGATTTCATTGTTCTTCGAAACCACGCAGTTAACCGGATTATACGGCTACTACTCACGAGCCTACCGGATGTTCGATGTCGACGATTTAATGATGAACACACTTGGTGGGATTGTCGGTGCTGGGTGTCTACATCTGATTCCTAAACAGTGGCGCAATCGCGACCACAGTACCCGGTTGAATTGGCAGGAACACCCCATCAATTGGCGCCGCATTGGGGCGTTGGTCATCGATTGGCTCGCAATTGCCGCCTTTGACACCGTCTACTTCGTCTTAGTCAAACATTTTAATTGGCCATTACCACATGATTTTCGCTGGCTATACCTGGCCGATATCATCCTCTTCTTCATTGGGCCCGCCTGGTGTTGGCATGGTAAAACCATTGGTGGTCGCCTGCTCAATAGTCAGATCGTAACCATCAGTGGTCACCAGGCCAATCTCTGGCAACTGCTTATCCATTACAGTGGGCTCTACCTAATCGGCCTGCCACTTTTATTCTTGGATTTATGGTTATTCAATCGTCTAGGCAACGTTCCTAGTGCCACCCTTAACCGCCTGGATGTCTACCTTGTCGTCGTTTCAGTCATTTTACTGATTATCAGTTATGATTTATTGTTAGCGCTTTTCAGTCGCAGTCACCAGTTATGGTGTGAAAAGTTAAGTAGAACAACTGTTAAATAA
- a CDS encoding DUF1801 domain-containing protein, with product MPSRVKVTDTNDYINKAAIAAQPILSTLAQLITSELLDFTAKIKWNLPFYEHDKQYVSIAAYQAHVSLSISADLDDATLTAAKTAGYATGQKRLNIGLDQPVPVALVRQVLQLIA from the coding sequence ATGCCTAGTCGAGTTAAAGTCACGGACACCAACGATTACATCAATAAAGCTGCAATCGCTGCACAACCAATCTTGAGCACCCTTGCCCAACTGATTACATCGGAATTGCTTGACTTTACTGCTAAAATCAAGTGGAATTTGCCGTTCTATGAACATGACAAACAATACGTTAGCATTGCTGCTTATCAGGCCCACGTCAGTCTAAGTATTTCAGCCGACCTTGACGATGCGACCCTCACTGCTGCTAAAACTGCTGGTTACGCAACCGGTCAAAAGCGGCTGAACATTGGCCTGGATCAACCCGTACCAGTGGCGCTAGTTAGACAAGTCTTACAACTAATTGCTTAA
- a CDS encoding linear amide C-N hydrolase has protein sequence MCTSLTYLDTDNHRYFARTMDFPTTTPWRPIFLPRRYPWPTGLATTRMTQYAILGGGRLPDHFKACLMADGINEAGLMCAELYLPHAVEYATQPQVNQINLTPQAFINWALGEHQSVAAVIADLPSVNLVGASWGDDTGEVYPFHWYLSDAHTSAVIEPTGGPLTAQPNPAGVLTNTPVLSDHQRRLNRYLAVSGNQITTATRQAAQHVIQTKQPLPSGPIPTDRFIHMALRRLGTPQLAPQQVPTTLFRWLQEVSLPYHADRRHLISHNYTHYRCLITLATRTYRFIPRTTGHEQRLTLTPEMATTWRTPYLFPAD, from the coding sequence ATGTGTACCAGCTTAACTTATCTTGATACTGACAATCACCGCTACTTCGCCCGCACCATGGACTTTCCAACAACGACACCTTGGCGGCCAATTTTTTTGCCGCGCCGTTATCCGTGGCCAACTGGGTTAGCGACGACGCGTATGACGCAGTATGCCATTCTCGGTGGTGGTCGGCTACCTGACCACTTTAAGGCTTGTTTGATGGCTGACGGCATTAACGAAGCTGGTTTGATGTGTGCTGAACTGTACTTGCCCCACGCCGTTGAATACGCCACTCAACCACAAGTCAACCAAATTAATTTAACACCCCAAGCCTTCATCAACTGGGCTTTAGGTGAACACCAATCAGTCGCAGCCGTGATCGCCGATCTGCCAAGTGTTAACCTGGTCGGTGCGTCCTGGGGTGATGACACTGGTGAAGTCTATCCCTTTCACTGGTATCTCAGTGATGCACACACCAGTGCCGTCATCGAACCCACTGGTGGCCCACTGACGGCGCAACCGAATCCAGCCGGCGTCCTGACCAATACACCAGTCCTAAGCGACCATCAGCGCCGACTAAATCGTTATTTAGCAGTATCTGGCAACCAGATTACAACTGCCACTCGTCAGGCTGCTCAGCACGTGATTCAGACTAAGCAACCATTACCGAGCGGGCCGATTCCCACTGATCGTTTCATTCACATGGCACTTCGACGACTGGGAACACCGCAGCTAGCACCGCAACAAGTGCCGACCACTTTATTCCGCTGGTTACAAGAAGTAAGCTTGCCATACCACGCCGACCGTCGCCATCTCATCAGCCACAACTACACGCACTATCGTTGTTTGATCACGTTAGCGACTCGTACTTACCGCTTTATTCCACGCACGACTGGTCACGAACAACGACTGACACTAACACCTGAAATGGCAACAACCTGGCGAACCCCGTACCTCTTTCCTGCCGATTGA
- a CDS encoding TMEM175 family protein codes for MTPPHQLLYFDLILPYQVLEKQFGRQFEKLITVITCELWYPKTLWEVLILKTDRFQAFSDGIFAILITILVLEFHIPDYQPGHLLAALLAQWPLILSYVFSYFYVGTLWLFHHDYFNMLQRIDRNVNMLNLLMLFSITLLDYPMSLVADALTTGNRQDMQTAFIVYDLVALFISATFYFMYAYLHHHQDLKKPGISMAFYTAIKFDPVRSVTIYGLAIVATFWSVWLGAILLAGGIIFHFLAYLRMSRQLEQAKGGTA; via the coding sequence TTGACGCCCCCACATCAATTACTTTATTTTGACTTAATCTTACCATATCAGGTGTTAGAGAAGCAGTTTGGTCGTCAGTTTGAAAAGTTAATTACAGTAATTACTTGTGAGTTATGGTATCCTAAAACGCTGTGGGAGGTGCTGATTTTGAAAACAGATCGATTTCAGGCGTTCAGTGATGGTATTTTTGCCATTTTAATTACAATTTTAGTCTTAGAATTTCACATTCCTGATTACCAACCGGGACATTTACTGGCGGCACTATTAGCGCAATGGCCGTTGATCTTGTCGTATGTCTTTTCGTATTTCTACGTTGGCACGCTGTGGTTATTTCATCATGATTATTTCAACATGCTACAACGAATTGATCGCAACGTTAATATGCTAAACTTATTAATGCTCTTTAGTATCACCTTATTGGATTACCCGATGTCATTAGTGGCAGATGCGTTGACAACTGGTAATCGACAGGATATGCAAACGGCATTTATCGTTTATGATTTGGTTGCCCTGTTTATTTCGGCGACATTTTATTTCATGTACGCTTATCTGCATCATCACCAGGATCTAAAGAAGCCGGGAATCTCAATGGCTTTTTATACCGCAATTAAGTTTGATCCGGTTCGAAGTGTCACGATTTATGGCTTAGCCATCGTGGCAACGTTTTGGTCGGTATGGTTAGGTGCAATCTTACTAGCAGGTGGCATCATTTTTCACTTTTTGGCCTACTTACGGATGAGTCGCCAGCTAGAACAGGCGAAGGGAGGGACGGCATAA
- a CDS encoding magnesium transporter CorA family protein, producing the protein MIKVHELSDDFRWVAVNNYTENDYHQLVSEEHVTDEMLGYATDQHERGRLEYDAKSAITTIIFDVVTEDVEEGTYTAQVSFMLIDHTLLTFTTDNTIFVEDMLADEIDADWEDVLHPYDHIFNILYKLSRQYFSAINKINKQRQDIQMKMKKQIQRSVIIQLMDLETTLVYFLTSLKSNNDMLQSLKRFVPVKFSAAQLERLDDIIVEAQQGLEMANIASDIIGRVSNAYSNILDNSLNNTMWVLTIFSIVLTMPNIVFGFFGQNVDLPFMKNPFGWEITVFIAVALCALTIWLLRRNSFRK; encoded by the coding sequence ATGATAAAAGTCCATGAACTAAGCGACGATTTTCGCTGGGTCGCTGTTAATAATTACACTGAAAATGATTATCATCAACTCGTAAGTGAGGAACACGTTACCGACGAAATGTTAGGCTACGCAACCGATCAACACGAACGAGGCCGGTTGGAATATGACGCCAAAAGTGCCATCACGACCATTATTTTTGACGTGGTCACAGAAGACGTTGAGGAAGGTACTTATACCGCCCAAGTCAGTTTCATGTTGATTGACCACACCCTACTGACTTTTACGACCGATAACACAATATTCGTTGAGGATATGTTGGCAGACGAAATCGATGCCGATTGGGAAGATGTCCTGCATCCATACGACCATATCTTTAACATCTTGTACAAGCTATCACGGCAATATTTTTCGGCCATCAACAAGATCAATAAACAACGCCAAGACATTCAGATGAAGATGAAAAAGCAAATTCAGCGTTCAGTCATTATTCAATTGATGGACTTAGAAACAACGCTAGTCTATTTCCTCACGTCCCTTAAAAGTAATAACGACATGTTGCAGTCACTCAAACGGTTTGTACCGGTCAAATTCTCGGCGGCCCAATTAGAACGGCTCGACGATATTATTGTCGAGGCACAACAAGGATTGGAAATGGCCAACATTGCCTCAGACATCATCGGCCGGGTGTCGAACGCCTACTCGAACATTCTAGACAACAGTTTGAACAACACGATGTGGGTGCTGACGATTTTCTCCATCGTCCTGACAATGCCCAACATTGTCTTCGGTTTTTTCGGGCAAAACGTCGACTTACCGTTCATGAAGAATCCATTCGGTTGGGAGATTACGGTATTCATCGCCGTTGCACTATGTGCCCTAACCATTTGGTTGCTACGACGCAATTCATTTCGTAAATAA
- a CDS encoding MerR family transcriptional regulator: MSYSIGQVADKLGVTIDTIRYYDKSGLLPFVKRNSIGRREFTDNDLHLMRTIVCLKNAGVSVADIATFIALRLEGDTTLNDRYQLLKTHEQELQQRITDLQDTMSYLKFKEWYYETATAAGHEDIHFVPGTNEVLPGLDQEYDAYLKATGQLVELSRFANVKDYRLRKR; the protein is encoded by the coding sequence ATGAGTTATTCAATCGGACAAGTAGCTGATAAGTTAGGAGTGACGATTGATACCATTCGTTACTATGATAAGTCGGGATTACTGCCATTCGTGAAGCGTAATTCAATTGGCCGGCGTGAATTTACTGATAATGATCTACATTTGATGAGGACCATTGTATGTCTCAAAAATGCGGGTGTGTCAGTAGCTGACATTGCTACTTTTATTGCGCTCAGACTCGAAGGTGATACGACATTAAACGATCGTTACCAATTACTCAAAACGCATGAGCAGGAATTACAACAGCGGATTACCGACTTACAGGATACGATGAGTTATTTGAAGTTTAAGGAGTGGTATTATGAGACCGCTACGGCTGCCGGACATGAGGATATTCATTTTGTACCGGGTACTAATGAAGTTCTTCCCGGTCTTGACCAGGAATATGATGCGTATTTGAAGGCGACCGGTCAACTGGTTGAGCTGTCTCGATTTGCTAATGTAAAGGATTATCGGTTGCGCAAGCGATAG
- a CDS encoding SDR family oxidoreductase yields the protein MKTWFITGTSSGFGKELATIVARQSDTQLIAAARHTDDLAYLDVFDATRIEKVSIDVTNESQIKTGVAQAIQRFGTIDVLVNNAGLGYFSTIEESDMAKVRYMFEVNVMGLANVTRTVLPTMRAHHAGIIINLSSALALTTLPTMGFYSATKYAVEGYSDTLRQEVKDLGIQIMTVEPSGARTQWSGRSSQKMVPTIADYAAFSDAITTVSDSVTQAPGNPHRIAQVMFDQANLVEVPAHLPLGEFAYQGGLANLQSIVSEIKSREDLSLSTDD from the coding sequence ATGAAAACATGGTTTATTACAGGAACTTCAAGTGGTTTTGGAAAGGAACTCGCGACAATTGTTGCACGTCAGTCTGACACTCAGCTGATTGCGGCTGCCCGCCACACCGATGATTTAGCCTACCTAGATGTTTTTGACGCGACGCGTATTGAGAAAGTAAGCATTGATGTGACAAATGAATCACAAATTAAAACTGGGGTCGCTCAAGCGATTCAACGTTTTGGAACTATTGATGTTTTAGTGAACAATGCTGGCTTAGGCTATTTTTCAACAATTGAAGAAAGTGATATGGCGAAAGTTCGCTACATGTTTGAAGTTAACGTTATGGGACTCGCTAACGTGACTAGGACCGTTTTACCGACCATGCGGGCACACCATGCTGGGATAATTATTAATTTATCATCGGCGTTGGCATTGACGACACTACCAACTATGGGCTTTTACAGTGCGACAAAGTATGCAGTTGAGGGGTATAGTGATACCTTGCGGCAAGAAGTAAAAGACTTGGGGATTCAAATTATGACGGTTGAACCAAGTGGCGCTCGAACGCAGTGGTCAGGGCGGTCATCCCAAAAGATGGTACCGACAATTGCAGATTACGCCGCGTTTAGTGACGCGATTACGACGGTATCGGACTCGGTTACTCAGGCACCGGGCAATCCGCACCGAATTGCTCAGGTTATGTTTGATCAGGCCAATTTGGTAGAAGTACCGGCACACTTGCCATTAGGTGAATTTGCCTATCAAGGTGGACTCGCTAATTTACAAAGCATTGTTAGTGAAATTAAGTCACGTGAGGACCTTTCATTATCGACAGACGATTAG
- a CDS encoding aspartate-semialdehyde dehydrogenase, which yields MSGYNVAIVGATGAVGARMIKMVEQTSLPVNSVKLLASSRSAGKQLQFNGQALTVEETVPESFEGIDLALFSAGGSVSKKFAPEAVKRGAVVVDNTSAFRMDPKIPLVVPEVNPEALKLHHGIVANPNCSTIQMVVALEPVRKAFGLKRVIVSTYQAVGGAGNRALKELHDETEAYLKGEEMEAHILPVAGDKKHYPIAFNALPQIDVFEEDGYTHEEWKMIHETKKIMCGGDMDSKDIKVTATCVRIPVPVSHSESVYFEVEDPKATVKGIQDALAAAPGVVLQDDPDNQIYPQAHNAEGSKDTFVGRVRPDQETPQAFHMWNVSDNLLKGAAWNSVQIAETMDKMGLLHMQ from the coding sequence GTGAGTGGATATAACGTCGCGATTGTCGGTGCAACTGGTGCAGTTGGCGCGCGGATGATCAAAATGGTGGAACAGACGAGTTTACCTGTCAACTCAGTTAAACTTTTGGCATCAAGCCGTTCAGCCGGTAAACAATTACAGTTCAATGGTCAAGCCTTAACTGTTGAAGAGACCGTTCCTGAATCATTCGAAGGAATTGATTTAGCCCTCTTCTCAGCGGGTGGCTCAGTATCTAAGAAGTTCGCCCCTGAAGCAGTCAAACGGGGTGCCGTAGTTGTTGATAATACAAGTGCTTTCCGGATGGACCCAAAGATTCCGTTAGTTGTTCCTGAAGTTAACCCTGAAGCATTGAAGCTTCATCATGGAATCGTGGCTAACCCGAACTGCTCAACCATCCAAATGGTCGTTGCTTTGGAACCAGTGCGCAAGGCATTTGGTTTGAAGCGGGTCATTGTTTCAACCTATCAAGCCGTTGGTGGTGCTGGTAACCGGGCCTTGAAGGAATTGCATGATGAGACGGAAGCCTACTTAAAAGGTGAAGAGATGGAAGCTCATATCTTACCTGTTGCGGGCGACAAAAAGCATTATCCAATTGCCTTCAATGCGTTACCACAAATTGACGTGTTTGAAGAAGATGGCTACACCCATGAAGAATGGAAGATGATCCATGAAACCAAAAAGATTATGTGTGGCGGCGACATGGACAGTAAGGATATCAAAGTAACGGCAACTTGTGTGCGGATTCCGGTGCCAGTGAGTCACTCCGAATCAGTTTACTTTGAAGTTGAAGATCCTAAGGCAACCGTCAAGGGCATTCAAGATGCTTTGGCAGCTGCACCAGGCGTGGTCTTACAAGACGACCCTGATAACCAAATTTATCCGCAAGCGCATAATGCGGAAGGTTCTAAAGACACGTTCGTTGGTCGGGTTCGTCCTGACCAAGAAACGCCACAAGCCTTCCACATGTGGAACGTTTCCGACAACCTCTTAAAGGGTGCTGCTTGGAACTCAGTTCAGATTGCGGAAACCATGGACAAGATGGGTTTATTGCACATGCAATAA
- a CDS encoding SRPBCC family protein — MKSINWSTDYLPGHTDNFVSNEVITDGVTLAAVWKNLVDTSKWTTYYDNATNIILDDQTNTELKFAEHFRFDTFGFPIDAQVMELVEPTDGETARLAWHGWQNGDADTQFDVYHAFLIEKLTDGRIRLLTQESQVGQPAKDLANQTPNPMLNGHQSWLDGLVKAAKRTMTE; from the coding sequence ATGAAATCAATTAATTGGTCAACGGACTATTTACCAGGGCATACTGATAATTTCGTGTCAAACGAGGTCATTACAGACGGTGTGACTTTAGCGGCTGTTTGGAAAAATTTAGTCGATACATCGAAGTGGACGACGTATTATGACAATGCGACTAACATTATTTTGGATGATCAAACGAATACTGAACTAAAGTTTGCGGAACATTTCCGATTTGATACATTTGGTTTTCCTATCGATGCCCAGGTCATGGAACTCGTTGAACCGACGGATGGTGAAACAGCACGACTAGCATGGCATGGCTGGCAAAATGGTGATGCAGATACTCAATTTGATGTCTATCACGCTTTCTTAATTGAAAAATTGACAGATGGCCGGATTCGATTATTAACACAAGAATCGCAAGTTGGACAGCCTGCTAAAGACTTAGCTAATCAAACACCCAATCCGATGCTAAATGGTCACCAAAGCTGGTTAGATGGGTTAGTCAAGGCTGCTAAAAGGACTATGACTGAGTAA
- the hisJ gene encoding histidinol-phosphatase HisJ: protein MLMDGHTHTELCPHGSGEATEKMIQRAIQLGFQRYCITEHAPLPPAFRDQYEGTPAGYTEASLRENQVADYLALANGLKTKYAGQIEISVGFEVDFLPEHVAWTRDFLNTYGPRTQESILSVHFMRGLRQHFWCVDMSTDDFAAGFGQWLKTPQRVFEQYYQTVLASVQADLGPYAPQRIGHMSLVRKYQDYFGLTEPLDVHNLQLVDQTLALVKQQRRQLDLNLAGLYKPYCNDFYPGEQILQRAQKLDIPLVYGSDAHDIASVGRGYHLIKKLIEG, encoded by the coding sequence ATGCTAATGGATGGGCATACCCACACGGAACTATGTCCGCATGGGAGTGGTGAAGCAACGGAAAAAATGATTCAACGGGCGATACAGCTAGGTTTTCAGCGGTATTGTATCACGGAGCACGCACCGTTACCACCGGCATTTCGTGACCAGTATGAAGGGACGCCGGCCGGTTATACTGAGGCGTCGTTGCGTGAGAACCAAGTAGCCGATTATTTGGCACTGGCTAACGGACTGAAGACCAAATATGCCGGGCAAATCGAGATCTCAGTGGGTTTTGAAGTTGATTTCTTACCAGAGCATGTTGCTTGGACGCGTGATTTTCTGAATACCTATGGTCCTCGGACGCAGGAAAGTATTTTGTCAGTCCATTTCATGCGGGGGTTACGGCAGCATTTCTGGTGTGTTGACATGTCAACGGATGATTTTGCAGCCGGTTTTGGGCAGTGGCTTAAGACGCCCCAACGTGTTTTTGAACAGTATTATCAGACGGTCTTGGCATCAGTACAAGCAGATCTGGGCCCTTACGCACCACAACGGATCGGCCACATGAGTCTCGTCCGCAAATATCAGGATTACTTTGGCTTGACTGAACCCTTGGATGTCCATAATCTTCAATTAGTAGATCAGACGTTGGCGTTAGTGAAGCAGCAACGGCGGCAGTTAGATTTGAATTTGGCTGGTCTCTACAAACCGTATTGTAATGATTTTTATCCCGGTGAACAGATTCTACAACGCGCTCAAAAGCTTGACATTCCGCTGGTTTATGGCTCTGATGCCCATGACATAGCCAGTGTGGGGCGTGGCTATCATCTTATAAAAAAATTAATTGAGGGTTGA